From Corvus cornix cornix isolate S_Up_H32 chromosome 1A, ASM73873v5, whole genome shotgun sequence, a single genomic window includes:
- the LOC104696083 gene encoding uncharacterized protein KIAA0930 homolog, translated as MFSTYFMEKWAPRQDDMLFYVRRKLSYVSGESTEGKKQVEVEVYRRDSKKLPGLGDPDIDWEESVYLNLILQKLDYVVTCAVCTRSDGGDIHIHKKKSQQVFASPSKHPMDSKGEESKISYPNIFFMIDSFEEVFSDMTVGEGEMVCVELVASDKSNTFQGVIFQGSIRYEALKKVYDNRVSVAAKMAQRMSFGFYKYNNMEFVRMKGPQGKGHAEMAVSRVSTGDTSPYGTEEDSNPDSPVHERVTSFSTPPTPERNNRPSFFSPSLKRKVPRNRIAEMKKSHSANDSEEFFRDDDGGDLHNATNLRSRSLSGTGRSLVGSWLKLNRTDENFLLYAHLTYITLPLHRILTDILEVRQKPILMT; from the exons CAGGTTGAAGTTGAAGTTTACCGGAGGGATTCTAAGAAGCTTCCTGGCCTGGGAGACCCCGATATTGACTGGGAAGAGAGTGTCTACTTGAACCTCATCCTGCAGAAG CTGGATTATGTGGTGACCTGTGCTGTGTGCACACGCTCTGATGGAGGTGATATTCATattcacaaaaagaaatctcag CAAGTGTTTGCATCTCCAAGCAAACACCCAATGGACAGTAAAGGAGAGGAGTCAAAGATCAGCTACCCCAATATATTCTTCATGATTGACAGTTTTGAAGAG GTTTTCAGTGACATGACtgtgggagaaggagaaatggTCTGTGTGGAGCTGGTGGCCAGTGATAAAAGCAACACCTTCCAAGGGGTGATTTTCCAGGGGTCCATCCGCTATGAAGCACTCAAGAAGGTCTATGACAACAGG GTGAGCGTTGCAGCTAAGATGGCTCAAAGAATGTCTTTTGGCTTTTATAAATACAACAACATGGAGTTTGTCCGAATGAAAGGACCGCAGGGAAAAGGGCATGCGGAGATGGCAGTGAGTAGAGTTTCCACTGGTGACACTTCACCGTATGGGACAGAAGAAGATTCAAATCCAGACTCCCCAGTGCATGAGAGA GTTACCTCTTTCAGCACACCGCCAACCCCAGAACGTAACAACCGCCCATCcttcttctccccatccctcaaGAGAAAAGTGCCCCGAAATCGAATTGCTGAGATGAAAAAGTCCCATTCAGCAAACGACAGTGAGGAGTTCTTCAGAGATGATGATGGTGGAG ATCTTCACAACGCGACAAATCTCCGGTCGCGGTCCCTGTCTGGAACAGGACGCTCACTGGTGGGCTCGTGGCTGAAGCTGAACAGAACAGATGAAAATTTTCTACTCTATGCACACTTAACATACATCACTTTGCCATTGCATCGAATTTTAACAG ATATCCTGGAAGTGCGGCAGAAACCAATCCTGATGACATAG